The following proteins are encoded in a genomic region of Coffea eugenioides isolate CCC68of chromosome 6, Ceug_1.0, whole genome shotgun sequence:
- the LOC113773610 gene encoding uncharacterized protein LOC113773610, with protein MEKKLNTVVLYIKREYQPSLLKEAFKITIKNGSLVLFITFIMFSYYSLMKFADHLVLDPVLSSFVANSKLLPKNGSFTDSDLALYKPFLKDLRFILAFKFVEWAFLCVVLMFSVAASVHSTYEAHTAKQLGLKDMLCGLRGKIRRPLKTSIWMVIISLASAALLFFTVGVVGVMTEGSVSNYLSLAVLVFAALYYVGVFSLWMLSLVVSVLEENFSGLKAIYQANELMKGKKLKGFGLMVLLILISAAIHMTFACLASLAMAEKVAFVGGAISTLKIWPYCLMKLFVFAVYTLFYHELKQKQQAEENAALYTPISAIAEF; from the coding sequence ATGGAGAAAAAGTTGAATACAGTAGTGCTCTACATCAAGAGAGAATACCAGCCTTCTTTGCTAAAGGAAGCCTTCAAAATCACCATAAAAAATGGGAGTCTCGtgctttttatcaccttcatcATGTTTTCCTACTATTCCCTGATGAAATTTGCCGATCATCTTGTTTTAGATCCTGTATTATCGAGCTTTGTGGCCAACTCCAAGCTCCTGCCCAAAAATGGTTCATTCACGGATTCTGATCTGGCCTTATACAAACCATTTCTCAAAGATCTTCGATTTATCCTCGCTTTCAAATTCGTGGAATGGGCTTTCTTGTGCGTTGTTCTGATGTTTTCAGTTGCAGCTTCTGTTCATTCAACATATGAAGCCCATACTGCGAAACAGTTGGGCCTAAAAGATATGTTGTGTGGTCTGAGGGGAAAAATCAGAAGGCCTTTGAAGACGAGTATTTGGATGGTTATCATCAGCTTGGCAAGTGCAGCACTGTTGTTCTTTACAGTCGGAGTTGTTGGAGTCATGACTGAAGGTTCTGTTTCAAATTATCTGAGTTTGGCAGTGCTGGTTTTTGCTGCTCTCTATTATGTCGGAGTCTTTTCTCTGTGGATGCTCAGCCTTGTGGTTTCCGTGCTGGAAGAAAACTTCTCCGGATTGAAGGCGATCTACCAAGCCAATGAGCTGATGAAGGGCAAAAAGCTGAAGGGTTTTGGTCTAATGGTGCTTTTGATATTAATCAGTGCAGCGATCCATATGACCTTTGCTTGCTTGGCATCTCTCGCCATGGCTGAGAAAGTAGCATTCGTTGGTGGGGCAATCAGTACTCTGAAGATTTGGCCATATTGCCTGATGAAACTGTTTGTTTTTGCGGTGTATACCCTGTTTTACCATGAATTGAAGCAGAAGCAGCAGGCGGAGGAGAACGCAGCTCTGTATACTCCTATCTCTGCAATTGCAGAATTTTAG